In the Flavobacterium pallidum genome, one interval contains:
- a CDS encoding GNAT family N-acetyltransferase, with amino-acid sequence MMKFIETPRLFMREIVVADAPAMFELDSDPEVNRYLGNRPVTSLEQVYGIIDFIRAQYAENGIGRWAVILKETNEFIGWSGLKLDKDKNGYGQFYDLGYRFIPKFWGKGFATESAKAFVAYGFNEMNIDKICGHTMIGNVNSGKVLQKAGLRFTNTFEEDGETCNWYEMDRKTGAKT; translated from the coding sequence ATGATGAAGTTTATTGAAACACCAAGGCTTTTCATGCGTGAAATTGTTGTTGCAGATGCGCCGGCAATGTTCGAACTCGATTCTGATCCGGAAGTAAACCGTTATCTTGGGAATCGGCCGGTAACGTCATTAGAGCAGGTCTATGGGATTATTGATTTCATAAGGGCGCAATATGCAGAAAACGGCATCGGGCGTTGGGCAGTTATCTTAAAGGAAACCAATGAATTTATCGGCTGGTCAGGACTGAAACTCGATAAGGATAAAAACGGCTACGGTCAGTTCTATGATTTAGGCTACCGTTTCATCCCGAAATTCTGGGGCAAAGGTTTTGCTACGGAAAGTGCCAAAGCCTTCGTCGCATATGGTTTTAATGAAATGAATATCGATAAGATCTGTGGGCATACCATGATTGGAAATGTCAATTCGGGTAAAGTATTGCAGAAAGCCGGGCTGCGTTTCACAAACACTTTTGAAGAAGATGGTGAAACCTGCAATTGGTATGAAATGGACAGAAAGACTGGGGCGAAAACGTAA
- a CDS encoding DUF4870 domain-containing protein — MQTTNYNSTASIMHMSTFSQYLFPFGNFIFPVIIWSSMKEKSEYVDQQGKEVINFQLSVFIYQVVLVLTAIPIFLCTVLQHVEFNSVFHDNEVFIHSIKGSDISGIVIFAIVAVVLAGLLQLFEFFMTILAAVKTSNGLDFKYPLSIKFLK, encoded by the coding sequence ATGCAAACAACAAATTACAACTCGACAGCCAGCATCATGCACATGAGCACGTTTTCACAATATTTGTTTCCATTCGGGAATTTTATTTTCCCGGTAATCATCTGGAGCTCTATGAAAGAAAAATCGGAGTATGTAGACCAGCAGGGGAAAGAAGTGATCAACTTTCAACTCAGTGTTTTCATCTATCAGGTCGTGTTGGTTTTAACCGCCATCCCGATTTTTTTATGCACCGTACTGCAACATGTTGAATTTAATTCCGTCTTTCATGACAATGAGGTTTTCATCCACAGCATCAAGGGGTCTGATATTTCAGGAATTGTAATTTTCGCCATTGTAGCCGTAGTGTTGGCTGGTTTGCTTCAGTTGTTTGAGTTTTTTATGACCATTCTGGCCGCTGTAAAGACATCAAACGGGCTGGATTTCAAATATCCTTTATCAATCAAATTTTTAAAATAA
- a CDS encoding GIN domain-containing protein, giving the protein MLKITTTIVLFLIGMLTQAQVSENRTITDFSKIEVKNGIALSYSNDPIPSAKVESGSNENLSNIVMEVKNGTLKIYTADQNPVNDVTVYVHNHGINAFSASSKATITLPQIVETRSMDIRLATGAKFTGIVKASATTTVNVSDDAVFNGLIETGRLSGNFTGNASVVLAGKVYEAFLYANNNAIISARNLDTENTAIFASEAAALNIHAGSNMSLNISDTAKVTYSGTPKSVKYSEGALATIKDKSKDGLSAN; this is encoded by the coding sequence ATGTTAAAAATCACAACAACAATCGTTTTATTCTTAATCGGAATGTTAACACAGGCACAGGTTTCAGAAAACAGGACTATCACCGACTTTTCTAAAATCGAAGTAAAAAACGGAATCGCACTCAGTTATTCCAACGACCCAATCCCTTCCGCGAAAGTGGAAAGCGGCAGCAACGAAAACCTTAGCAACATCGTCATGGAAGTAAAAAACGGCACTTTAAAAATTTACACCGCCGACCAGAATCCTGTAAATGATGTAACGGTCTACGTCCACAACCATGGCATCAATGCCTTTTCAGCGTCATCAAAGGCGACCATTACGCTTCCGCAGATCGTGGAAACACGTTCGATGGACATCAGGCTTGCCACCGGTGCGAAATTTACCGGAATCGTGAAAGCCTCGGCAACCACGACGGTCAATGTATCTGATGATGCGGTCTTCAACGGACTCATCGAAACCGGCAGGCTTTCAGGGAATTTCACCGGAAATGCCAGTGTGGTGCTTGCCGGAAAAGTGTATGAAGCCTTTCTTTATGCCAACAACAACGCCATCATATCGGCCCGCAACCTCGATACCGAAAATACGGCAATCTTCGCTTCAGAGGCAGCCGCACTAAACATACACGCGGGGTCAAATATGTCGCTGAATATATCGGACACCGCAAAAGTGACTTATTCCGGCACACCGAAAAGCGTGAAATACAGCGAAGGCGCTTTGGCAACGATAAAAGACAAAAGCAAAGACGGGTTATCAGCAAATTAA
- a CDS encoding iron chaperone gives MMAKPEVDAFIEAFPEHTREMLQNVRKAIHNAAPDAEEYIGYMMPAYKFHGALVYFSGYKNHIGFYPGAAGVAYFKDEIAKYKTAKGSIQFPLDEPVPVDLIGRIVAFRVRENLEKAAAKSKKTK, from the coding sequence ATGATGGCGAAACCTGAAGTCGACGCATTTATTGAAGCATTCCCGGAACACACACGCGAAATGCTTCAAAATGTCCGTAAAGCTATCCATAATGCAGCTCCCGATGCGGAAGAATATATCGGTTATATGATGCCCGCATATAAATTTCATGGCGCTTTGGTGTATTTTTCAGGCTATAAGAATCACATTGGATTTTATCCCGGTGCCGCAGGCGTGGCGTATTTCAAGGATGAGATCGCCAAATATAAGACGGCGAAAGGCTCCATCCAATTTCCGCTTGATGAACCTGTACCGGTAGATTTAATCGGGCGTATTGTCGCTTTCCGCGTCAGGGAAAATCTGGAAAAGGCAGCGGCCAAATCGAAAAAGACAAAATAG
- a CDS encoding ABC transporter ATP-binding protein: protein MSNILEVNKVVKQYGNYTALNEVSISVPKGSIYGLLGPNGAGKTSLIRIINQITMPDSGTVLLDGEPLNPKHVQHIGYLPEERGLYKTMKVGEQCLYLAQMKGLSKAEAKAQLEYWFDRLEIRGWWDKKIQELSKGMAQKIQFVVCVLHKPKLLIFDEPFSGFDPVNANLIKDEILELQKQGSTIIFSTHRMESVEELCDHIALIHESNKLIEGKLSDVKKQHRTNSFEVGIMTSNVEGLMYDLTQKFTVGQADFKSLNDDLKLEIQIGSSPSNELLQILMQRGQVTHFMEKIPSVNDIFIQTVSRK from the coding sequence ATGAGCAATATACTCGAAGTGAATAAAGTCGTAAAGCAATACGGCAATTACACTGCTTTAAACGAAGTTTCCATTTCCGTCCCGAAAGGCAGTATTTACGGGCTCCTAGGGCCGAACGGTGCCGGAAAGACTTCCCTGATCCGGATCATCAACCAAATCACCATGCCGGACAGTGGCACCGTTTTACTCGACGGAGAACCGCTGAATCCAAAGCATGTGCAGCATATCGGTTACCTTCCGGAAGAACGAGGTTTGTATAAAACGATGAAAGTCGGTGAGCAATGCCTGTACCTGGCCCAAATGAAGGGCCTTTCAAAAGCCGAAGCGAAAGCCCAGCTCGAATACTGGTTCGACCGCCTGGAAATCCGTGGCTGGTGGGACAAGAAAATCCAGGAACTTTCCAAAGGGATGGCACAGAAAATCCAGTTTGTCGTCTGTGTATTGCACAAACCCAAATTGCTGATTTTCGATGAGCCGTTTTCAGGCTTCGATCCAGTAAACGCGAACCTGATTAAAGACGAAATCCTCGAACTCCAAAAGCAGGGCTCGACCATCATATTTTCTACACACCGTATGGAAAGCGTGGAGGAACTTTGCGACCACATCGCATTGATCCATGAATCCAATAAACTGATCGAGGGGAAGCTCAGCGATGTCAAGAAACAACACCGCACCAACAGTTTCGAAGTGGGGATCATGACTTCGAATGTAGAAGGACTCATGTATGACCTGACGCAGAAATTCACTGTAGGCCAGGCCGATTTCAAATCGTTGAATGACGACCTGAAACTCGAAATCCAGATTGGCAGCTCGCCTTCAAACGAATTGCTGCAAATCCTGATGCAACGCGGACAGGTAACCCATTTCATGGAAAAAATCCCAAGTGTAAACGACATTTTCATCCAAACCGTCAGCCGTAAATAA
- a CDS encoding DUF4442 domain-containing protein, with protein MDFTPFKINLFVFAKLPSAYLCGVRAKEITPDFCKVSVRYRWINQNPFRSMYFAVQAMAAELSTGSLVMMYIKTSQRNVSMLVASSKSSFSKKATGTITFICSDGQMVSETIQKAIVTGEPQTMWLKSIGTNEDDIIVSEMEFEWTVKAKP; from the coding sequence ATGGACTTTACGCCGTTTAAAATTAATTTGTTCGTATTCGCGAAATTGCCTTCAGCTTATCTTTGCGGGGTGCGTGCGAAGGAAATTACGCCCGATTTTTGCAAAGTGTCCGTCCGTTACCGGTGGATAAACCAGAATCCATTTCGTTCCATGTACTTCGCAGTGCAGGCCATGGCAGCCGAATTGTCCACTGGTTCGCTGGTGATGATGTATATTAAAACCTCACAAAGAAATGTTTCCATGCTGGTCGCTTCGTCAAAGAGCAGTTTCTCTAAAAAAGCCACCGGAACCATTACCTTTATATGTAGTGATGGTCAAATGGTCAGTGAAACCATCCAAAAAGCCATCGTTACAGGAGAACCGCAAACCATGTGGCTTAAATCCATCGGTACGAATGAAGATGACATAATTGTTTCTGAAATGGAATTCGAATGGACAGTCAAAGCAAAGCCGTAA
- a CDS encoding nucleotide exchange factor GrpE produces MNTEINENEQELDETTIENNANGEQLIIEELTPEEQMAKDLANEKDKFLRLFAEFENYKKRTAKERIELYKTANQDVLQSMLPVLDDFDRAMAEIKKSEDDVLLRGVELIHEKLKNTLVSKGLEEVSIKAGDIFDADIAEAITQIPSPSPNLKGKIVDVIEKGYKLGDRIIRFPKVVTGQ; encoded by the coding sequence ATGAACACCGAAATCAACGAAAACGAGCAGGAGTTGGATGAAACTACAATTGAAAACAATGCTAACGGCGAACAACTCATTATTGAGGAACTGACACCTGAAGAGCAGATGGCAAAAGATCTTGCCAACGAAAAAGATAAGTTCCTGCGCCTTTTTGCCGAATTTGAAAACTACAAAAAAAGAACTGCCAAAGAGCGTATCGAGCTGTATAAAACGGCCAATCAGGACGTATTGCAGTCGATGCTGCCGGTTTTGGATGATTTTGACCGTGCCATGGCAGAAATTAAAAAGTCGGAAGACGATGTTTTACTGCGTGGTGTTGAACTAATCCACGAAAAACTTAAAAACACTTTGGTTTCAAAAGGTCTGGAAGAAGTGTCGATTAAAGCGGGAGATATTTTCGATGCGGATATAGCGGAAGCCATCACACAGATTCCTTCGCCTTCCCCTAATTTAAAAGGCAAGATTGTAGATGTGATAGAGAAAGGATACAAACTCGGAGACCGTATCATCCGTTTCCCGAAAGTCGTAACCGGCCAATAA
- a CDS encoding TIGR01777 family oxidoreductase, with amino-acid sequence MKILITGATGLIGSELVSTLLKHGHHIHYLSTSNEKLASEPHYRGFYWNPEKGKIDDRAIEGIETIIHLAGASISKRWTKKYKQEIIESRVLSANLLFSTLKNHPHQVKHLISASAIGIYPDRLKNIYTEETKEVDEGFLGYVVEKWEQVADKFRLLNIKVAKIRTGIVLSDKGGALMEMVKPVKFGLGSPFGSGKQYQSWIHISDLVGIYRMAAEQEWTGAFNAVAPHAVTNKELMRTIADTLHKPFFMPNIPEFLMQLVLGEMHTILFSSQNVSSTKVRDNGYQFQYDYLEKALHALLVHA; translated from the coding sequence ATGAAGATCCTTATTACCGGAGCGACAGGCCTGATCGGGAGCGAACTTGTCTCGACGCTTTTAAAACATGGGCATCATATACATTACCTCAGTACTTCAAATGAAAAGCTGGCCTCGGAACCCCACTACAGAGGATTTTACTGGAATCCTGAAAAAGGTAAAATAGATGATCGTGCAATCGAAGGCATAGAAACAATTATCCACCTGGCAGGCGCCAGCATCAGTAAACGATGGACAAAAAAGTACAAACAGGAAATCATCGAAAGCCGCGTCTTATCGGCAAACCTATTGTTCAGTACGCTGAAAAACCACCCCCATCAGGTAAAACACCTCATTTCAGCATCTGCTATCGGCATTTATCCTGACCGTCTTAAGAATATTTATACAGAAGAAACGAAAGAAGTCGATGAAGGATTTCTGGGTTATGTGGTTGAAAAATGGGAACAGGTCGCCGATAAATTCAGGCTCCTTAATATAAAGGTGGCCAAAATCCGCACAGGAATCGTATTATCAGACAAAGGCGGCGCGCTGATGGAAATGGTAAAGCCGGTGAAATTCGGGCTTGGTTCTCCTTTCGGAAGCGGCAAACAATACCAGTCCTGGATTCATATCAGTGATCTGGTTGGGATTTACCGTATGGCAGCCGAACAAGAGTGGACCGGCGCTTTCAATGCCGTAGCACCGCATGCCGTAACAAATAAAGAACTGATGAGAACAATAGCCGATACACTCCATAAGCCGTTCTTTATGCCCAATATCCCGGAATTCCTGATGCAATTGGTTTTGGGGGAAATGCATACGATTTTATTTTCGAGCCAGAATGTGAGTTCCACAAAGGTCCGTGATAATGGCTATCAGTTTCAATACGATTACCTGGAAAAAGCTTTGCATGCCTTGCTTGTTCATGCCTGA
- a CDS encoding DEAD/DEAH box helicase, protein MELKKINPNLKQALIENGLTEANELQAETFSTIKSGADAVIQSAEASGKTTTIVLNIIQKLEKAADESTRALILVQDKDKVIEMATLFRKLGNYTDLRVFGVHEKGDTDFDKNHISLGLDILIGTPEKINMLFSTAGFNLNTIKIFVVDDADKLFKSRMDAVVQRLSMSIEKTQRLFFTSDITEKVEILAEKIMIEPFWFEMDDEE, encoded by the coding sequence ATGGAACTCAAGAAAATAAACCCAAACCTCAAACAGGCGTTGATTGAAAACGGCCTTACGGAAGCCAACGAATTGCAGGCGGAAACTTTTTCAACGATCAAGAGTGGCGCAGATGCGGTCATACAATCTGCGGAAGCGTCAGGAAAAACAACCACAATAGTCCTCAATATTATCCAAAAACTGGAGAAAGCAGCCGACGAAAGTACGCGCGCGTTAATTTTGGTCCAGGACAAAGATAAGGTTATCGAAATGGCAACACTGTTCCGGAAACTCGGGAATTATACGGATTTAAGGGTTTTCGGCGTGCATGAAAAAGGCGATACCGATTTTGATAAAAACCATATTTCACTTGGGCTGGACATCCTTATCGGAACACCGGAGAAGATCAACATGCTTTTTTCAACCGCTGGTTTCAACCTTAATACCATTAAGATCTTTGTGGTTGATGATGCCGATAAATTGTTCAAAAGCAGGATGGATGCCGTTGTGCAACGCCTTTCTATGAGTATTGAAAAGACACAGCGGTTATTTTTTACTTCTGATATTACTGAAAAGGTGGAAATCCTGGCCGAGAAGATCATGATTGAACCATTTTGGTTTGAAATGGACGACGAAGAATAA
- a CDS encoding putative signal transducing protein — protein MALLRVFEGGAILALRLKEMIESEGVSVIVKDDIQSAIWGGYGTSDLAVELYIHEDDYGFVADTIDEFNNSLDT, from the coding sequence ATGGCGCTGCTGAGGGTTTTTGAAGGCGGCGCAATCCTGGCACTACGGCTTAAGGAAATGATAGAGTCTGAAGGGGTTAGTGTCATTGTAAAAGACGACATACAATCGGCGATCTGGGGAGGTTATGGCACGTCAGACCTTGCCGTCGAATTGTACATCCATGAAGATGATTATGGATTTGTGGCAGATACCATTGACGAATTTAACAACAGCCTTGACACATGA
- a CDS encoding GNAT family N-acetyltransferase has translation MIKYIRTDSENPDFIDLVCLLDADLAIRDGEDHAFYAQFNKIATLKNVIVAYENHVAVGCGAFKGYTPDIVEVKRMFVPEKLRGKGIASGLLSELEEWVKELGYKGCILETGIKQPEAIALYHKNGYKIIPNFGQYAGIENSVCFEKNLS, from the coding sequence ATGATTAAATATATAAGAACGGATTCCGAAAACCCGGATTTCATCGACCTGGTGTGCCTTCTTGATGCCGACCTCGCCATACGCGACGGAGAAGACCATGCATTTTACGCCCAGTTCAATAAGATTGCCACGCTGAAAAATGTTATAGTCGCTTATGAAAATCATGTAGCGGTAGGATGTGGCGCTTTTAAGGGATATACGCCCGATATAGTAGAAGTGAAACGGATGTTCGTTCCTGAGAAGCTACGCGGGAAAGGCATTGCGTCAGGACTGCTTTCTGAGCTTGAGGAATGGGTTAAGGAATTGGGCTATAAAGGTTGCATCCTCGAAACGGGCATTAAACAACCTGAAGCGATTGCGCTATATCATAAAAACGGTTATAAAATCATTCCGAATTTTGGACAATATGCCGGTATTGAGAACAGTGTATGCTTTGAAAAGAACCTATCCTGA
- the dnaJ gene encoding molecular chaperone DnaJ — MKKDYYEILGISKGADAAEIKKAYRKKAIEYHPDKNPGDKQAEENFKAAAEAYEILSDPQKKAKYDQFGHQAFDGGGGFSGGGMNMDDIFSQFGDIFGGFGGGFGGFGGGGGGQRRVKGSNLRIKVKLTLEEVANGVEKKIKVKRNVQAPGVKYKTCPTCNGTGQVMRVTNTILGRMQSASTCNACGGAGQIIESKPNNADAHGMISQEETVSIKIPAGVTDGMQLKVANKGNDAPGNGIPGDLIVAIEELEHETLKREGENLHLDLYISIAEAALGISKDIEAVNGKVRIKLEEGIQSGKILRLKNKGIPSINGYGTGDLLVHINVWTPKNLTKEQKQFFEKSLTDPNFIPSPEKSEKSFFEKVKDMFS; from the coding sequence ATGAAGAAAGATTATTACGAAATATTAGGCATTTCAAAAGGGGCCGATGCTGCTGAAATCAAGAAAGCATATCGCAAGAAAGCCATTGAATACCATCCCGATAAGAATCCCGGCGACAAGCAGGCTGAAGAAAACTTCAAGGCTGCAGCCGAAGCTTATGAAATATTAAGCGATCCGCAGAAAAAAGCAAAGTACGATCAATTTGGCCATCAGGCTTTTGACGGCGGTGGCGGTTTCAGCGGCGGCGGAATGAACATGGATGATATTTTCAGCCAGTTTGGTGATATTTTTGGCGGATTTGGCGGCGGTTTCGGCGGATTTGGTGGCGGAGGCGGAGGCCAACGCAGGGTTAAGGGAAGCAATCTTCGCATTAAAGTGAAACTCACGCTCGAAGAAGTGGCGAACGGTGTCGAAAAGAAGATAAAGGTAAAGCGTAATGTACAGGCGCCAGGGGTCAAATATAAAACCTGCCCAACCTGTAACGGTACGGGCCAGGTGATGCGTGTAACCAATACGATACTGGGAAGGATGCAATCCGCATCAACCTGTAATGCCTGTGGCGGTGCCGGGCAGATTATAGAAAGCAAACCAAACAATGCCGATGCGCATGGGATGATCTCCCAGGAGGAAACCGTATCCATTAAGATTCCGGCAGGGGTAACCGACGGCATGCAGTTGAAAGTGGCGAACAAAGGTAACGATGCGCCCGGCAATGGTATTCCGGGTGATTTGATTGTTGCGATTGAAGAACTTGAACACGAAACTTTGAAAAGGGAAGGGGAGAACCTGCACCTTGATTTATACATCAGCATCGCAGAAGCGGCTTTAGGGATTTCGAAGGATATCGAGGCTGTAAATGGCAAAGTCAGGATCAAACTCGAAGAAGGAATCCAATCCGGGAAAATCCTGAGGCTTAAAAATAAAGGCATCCCAAGTATCAATGGTTATGGTACAGGAGACCTTTTGGTGCATATCAATGTATGGACGCCAAAGAACCTTACAAAGGAACAAAAGCAGTTTTTTGAGAAATCACTTACAGATCCAAACTTCATTCCGAGCCCGGAAAAATCAGAAAAATCTTTTTTTGAAAAAGTTAAGGATATGTTTTCATGA
- a CDS encoding HNH endonuclease: protein MFRLFPDEEFREVTVPFDLKLRYAVSNHGRLVSFTDDPKQGKLLKGGLSDGYRTLHCKVRIDGRLVNKNILLYRLVAELFIPPPSPEHKHILHKDHDRANDHAKNLIWATYEEKLAHHRASPHVIKAKEKLIEYNIKSDGRKLSVTKVIHIKKLLQDPNRKTRLKMIAKQFGVSEMQIRRIQSGENWSSVKI from the coding sequence ATGTTCAGATTATTTCCGGATGAAGAATTCAGGGAAGTCACGGTTCCCTTTGATCTGAAACTCCGTTATGCAGTTTCCAACCACGGACGCCTCGTAAGTTTTACAGACGATCCAAAACAAGGAAAATTGCTTAAAGGCGGACTCTCAGATGGCTACAGGACACTGCATTGCAAAGTGCGTATCGACGGCCGGCTCGTAAATAAGAATATATTGCTTTACCGGTTGGTTGCCGAATTATTTATTCCGCCTCCATCACCCGAGCACAAACACATCCTGCACAAGGACCACGATCGTGCAAATGATCATGCAAAAAACCTGATTTGGGCCACATATGAAGAAAAGCTAGCGCACCATAGGGCCAGCCCACATGTGATTAAGGCCAAGGAGAAACTGATTGAATACAACATCAAATCTGATGGCAGGAAACTCAGTGTTACCAAAGTAATCCACATCAAGAAACTCCTGCAGGACCCTAACAGGAAAACGAGGCTGAAAATGATTGCCAAACAATTCGGTGTCAGCGAAATGCAGATTCGCAGGATACAAAGCGGCGAAAACTGGAGCTCCGTTAAGATCTAA
- a CDS encoding ABC transporter permease, which yields MSTLSLIIKREFIAKVRNKSFIVMTFLSPLLVVGLISFVAFLATMKSDAKTVAVHDETGLFVKDFKNSDEYKFADFSSVDMKILKDSLIAESYEGIIFIPKVTDNAALQSKIQYISNDSPSMGFIADIQDIIGAGLTKSNYEQMGLDIAKIKNAEAKVNINLVKSSGEATIKGLNELKIGVGAAFGYLIMMFIIIYGNMVMRSVIEEKTNRIIEIIISSVKPFTLMMGKIIGTSLAGVLQFLIWAVIGGTLIFTVSNVFGIDTGAMSVTQPGFISGIFSYLDVVLDLPLMSLVVFFLLYFIGGYFLYSSIYASIGAAVDSETDSQQFLLPIILPLMLGVYVGFFSVLNDPHGTVAVVFSMIPLTSPIVMLMRIPFGVPWWELAISLTLLFATFLFVVWFAAKIYRVGILMYGKKPTYKELFKWLKY from the coding sequence ATGAGTACCTTATCTTTAATTATAAAAAGGGAGTTTATCGCCAAAGTACGCAACAAATCCTTTATCGTCATGACTTTCTTAAGTCCGTTGCTCGTTGTAGGCCTGATATCGTTCGTAGCATTTTTAGCTACGATGAAGTCGGATGCAAAAACCGTCGCCGTACACGATGAGACCGGTTTGTTCGTGAAGGATTTCAAGAATTCCGACGAATATAAATTTGCCGATTTTTCATCTGTCGATATGAAAATCCTCAAAGACAGCCTGATTGCCGAAAGTTACGAAGGCATTATTTTCATTCCGAAGGTAACAGATAACGCAGCACTGCAAAGTAAAATCCAATACATTTCGAACGACAGCCCGAGCATGGGTTTCATTGCTGATATACAGGACATCATCGGAGCAGGCCTCACCAAATCGAACTATGAACAAATGGGGCTTGATATTGCAAAAATCAAAAATGCAGAGGCCAAAGTCAATATCAATTTGGTAAAATCTTCAGGAGAAGCTACTATCAAAGGCTTGAATGAACTTAAAATCGGCGTTGGTGCCGCATTCGGTTACCTGATCATGATGTTCATCATCATTTATGGGAACATGGTCATGCGCAGCGTGATTGAGGAAAAGACGAACCGCATCATTGAAATCATCATTTCTTCTGTAAAACCATTTACGCTGATGATGGGCAAAATCATCGGGACTTCGCTGGCCGGAGTGTTGCAATTCCTGATTTGGGCGGTGATTGGAGGGACATTGATCTTTACGGTTTCCAATGTTTTTGGCATCGATACCGGTGCAATGAGCGTAACACAACCGGGATTCATCAGCGGGATTTTCTCCTACCTTGATGTTGTTTTGGATTTGCCTTTGATGTCATTGGTGGTTTTCTTCCTGCTGTATTTCATTGGCGGGTATTTCCTTTACAGCTCGATTTATGCCTCCATCGGTGCGGCAGTCGATAGCGAAACTGATTCGCAGCAATTCCTTTTACCGATTATTTTACCGCTGATGCTGGGCGTATACGTTGGATTTTTCAGCGTATTGAATGACCCGCATGGGACAGTGGCAGTGGTGTTCTCCATGATTCCATTGACCTCACCGATTGTGATGCTGATGCGTATTCCATTCGGCGTGCCATGGTGGGAACTGGCTATTTCATTGACGTTATTATTCGCAACATTCTTGTTTGTTGTTTGGTTTGCTGCCAAAATCTACCGCGTCGGCATTTTAATGTATGGCAAGAAGCCAACTTATAAGGAATTATTCAAATGGCTTAAATATTAA
- a CDS encoding GNAT family N-acetyltransferase, which yields MEYKNIIIREALTQDIKQIQVVRNAVKENTLSNPALVSDADCEEFINVRGKGWVCEIDGTITGFSIVDMKDKNIWALFLHPDFEKRGIGRRLHDVMMDWYFSQTRENVWLGTAPGTRAETFYRMSGWKEVGTHGKGEIKFEMDFDTWMRLKAENV from the coding sequence ATGGAATATAAAAATATAATCATACGCGAAGCCCTAACCCAGGATATTAAGCAAATTCAGGTTGTCCGAAACGCAGTAAAAGAGAATACATTATCTAATCCGGCATTGGTAAGCGATGCGGATTGTGAAGAATTCATCAATGTGCGCGGAAAAGGCTGGGTTTGTGAAATTGACGGAACCATTACTGGATTTTCCATCGTCGATATGAAAGACAAAAACATCTGGGCTTTGTTCCTGCATCCCGATTTTGAAAAGCGCGGCATCGGGCGGCGGCTACACGATGTGATGATGGATTGGTATTTTTCACAAACCAGGGAAAATGTATGGCTGGGAACTGCTCCGGGCACACGCGCGGAAACTTTTTACCGCATGTCCGGCTGGAAAGAAGTCGGTACACATGGAAAGGGTGAAATCAAATTTGAGATGGATTTTGATACGTGGATGCGTTTAAAGGCTGAAAACGTTTGA